From Paenibacillus sp. GP183, one genomic window encodes:
- a CDS encoding ATP-binding domain-containing protein produces MSDAIGLYDQLFSDDDAFREKTNETEMPEHWPEICKQTKEKLSRLELFYEDAAPFLCLKELVESARTNTEVRHIFVDEGQDYSPFQFVFLKQLFPRAKMSVLGDFGQAIFPQATNLHEADSPLIRLYGEGETSLIRLVRSYRSTREIVEFTKSLLPSGEIVPFERSGRKPYLSKAGSGEKRTAQIIEDLAALKAEGFDSIAVITKTAAESREAYEALTTQGCESLRLITKETLTFEKGTLVIPAYLAKGVEFDAVLIYDASSQAYNRESERKLFYTACTRAMHRLLLYTTGEWTLFIQAMDMSLYEGFGC; encoded by the coding sequence ATGAGCGATGCGATCGGGCTGTATGATCAGTTGTTCAGTGATGATGACGCTTTTCGGGAAAAGACGAACGAGACCGAAATGCCCGAACATTGGCCGGAAATCTGCAAGCAAACGAAGGAGAAGCTGAGTCGGCTCGAGCTGTTTTATGAGGATGCGGCCCCGTTCCTGTGTTTAAAAGAACTTGTCGAGAGCGCTCGGACGAACACGGAGGTACGGCATATATTTGTCGACGAAGGTCAGGATTATTCGCCATTCCAATTCGTGTTTCTCAAACAGCTGTTTCCTCGCGCCAAAATGTCGGTGCTCGGCGATTTCGGCCAAGCGATCTTCCCTCAAGCAACGAATCTGCACGAGGCGGATTCGCCATTGATCCGGCTTTACGGTGAAGGCGAAACGAGCCTGATCCGCCTTGTCCGAAGTTATCGTTCAACCCGTGAGATTGTGGAGTTTACGAAGTCGCTGCTACCAAGTGGAGAGATCGTGCCTTTCGAGAGGAGCGGCAGGAAGCCGTACCTCTCGAAGGCTGGCAGCGGGGAAAAGCGGACGGCGCAAATAATAGAGGACCTCGCGGCGCTTAAGGCTGAAGGCTTCGACTCCATCGCCGTCATTACGAAGACCGCAGCCGAAAGCCGTGAGGCCTATGAAGCATTGACGACGCAGGGTTGCGAGTCTCTGCGGCTCATTACGAAGGAGACGCTCACCTTTGAAAAGGGAACGTTGGTTATTCCCGCATATCTCGCTAAGGGTGTTGAGTTCGACGCGGTTCTGATCTACGATGCTTCTTCTCAAGCATACAACCGGGAAAGCGAACGCAAGCTCTTTTATACAGCATGTACGCGTGCGATGCATCGGCTTCTGCTTTATACGACAGGAGAATGGACGCTCTTCATTCAGGCAATGGATATGTCTTTGTATGAGGGGTTCGGGTGTTGA
- a CDS encoding alpha-L-fucosidase, producing the protein MNKQDLAEKQLWFVNQRFGMFIHFNSATFQFADTKMEDWEYGHENHNEPRQYPFDPHDWNPAHLDCTQWAQAAKSAGMRFSALTAKHHEGFGLWPSQYTEHCIRNASNQKDVVREYLDAFRAEGIEAGLYFSMLDLHHQIGRKKCTLEDKEFIKNQLRELLTSYGDIPFLIIDGWNAHWGGPNYEDLPFEEIDDWVKRFQPDCLLMNISCESNLDHTDVVFYENAAGQEVDDTFEGPGASCNILTKTWFWRKPDTTMELKTADWVLDKLHEMYKHNVSFLLNGAPNQQGLLDANVVERFKEIGERYRQPADLKAVPPNWLFRK; encoded by the coding sequence ATGAATAAACAAGATCTGGCAGAGAAACAACTGTGGTTTGTCAATCAAAGGTTTGGAATGTTCATTCACTTCAACAGCGCCACCTTTCAGTTTGCGGATACCAAAATGGAAGATTGGGAATACGGACACGAGAATCATAATGAGCCTCGTCAATACCCATTTGACCCGCATGACTGGAACCCTGCACATCTCGATTGTACACAATGGGCTCAAGCCGCAAAATCCGCCGGAATGAGGTTTTCCGCTTTAACGGCGAAGCATCATGAAGGATTCGGTTTATGGCCAAGCCAGTACACGGAGCATTGCATCAGAAATGCTTCGAATCAGAAAGATGTCGTACGCGAATATCTTGATGCTTTCCGGGCGGAAGGAATTGAAGCGGGGCTCTATTTTTCCATGCTGGACCTGCATCATCAGATCGGCCGAAAAAAATGTACACTGGAGGACAAAGAATTTATCAAAAACCAGCTAAGAGAGCTGCTTACGAGCTACGGCGATATCCCTTTCCTCATCATTGACGGTTGGAATGCACATTGGGGCGGGCCTAATTATGAAGATCTCCCCTTTGAGGAAATCGATGACTGGGTAAAACGTTTTCAGCCTGACTGTTTACTGATGAATATCAGCTGTGAATCGAATTTGGACCATACGGATGTCGTTTTTTATGAAAATGCTGCCGGGCAAGAAGTGGACGACACGTTCGAGGGTCCGGGCGCGAGCTGCAATATATTGACGAAAACCTGGTTCTGGAGAAAACCGGATACGACGATGGAGCTTAAGACGGCCGACTGGGTACTGGATAAACTCCATGAAATGTATAAACATAACGTCTCATTCTTATTAAACGGAGCACCGAATCAGCAAGGTTTGTTGGACGCAAACGTTGTGGAGCGCTTTAAAGAAATCGGGGAACGATACCGGCAGCCGGCAGATCTCAAGGCAGTCCCACCAAACTGGCTGTTTCGAAAATAA
- a CDS encoding ABC transporter substrate-binding protein: protein MTIIACLIILFGAVFLSGCQDNKSADSSQNSNAPGNSTSSVNPAGQFPITNDKTTLKVMVPENSVVKDFSTNEFTKYLEEKTNIHIDWEIIPSKSASEKLNLVLSGGDYPDVIMGFGVSNTQQMIYGSQGIFLPMNKMIDKYGVETKKMFQELPVVKESITAPDGNIYALPQTNECFHCDLPRRMWIYQPWLDKLGLKMPTTTDEFYEVLKAFKTKDPNGNGKADEIPLSGSPTGFYTSIDSFLMDAFIYNPGGDRIYLDKKKVVVPFDKPEWKDGLLYLHKLYSEGLLDHQSLTQDGNQLKQLGENPNTAVLGAVSAMHMGVFTEFYGKSNRWLEYKTVPPLKGPKGLQVATLEGYHSVGGGEFLITKAAKNPEAAFRLADFIYNEESTLRSTVGRPDQEWVKAQPGEIGINGKPAKWKQIANWGQVQNFNWGQTGISYRSNDLRLGEVANPEKPLEVVMYNEAKQKYDPYKPDISQVLPPLFFSNEQAGELSDLAKTINDYVNEMMARFVTGDADLDKEWSSYLSNLKKMNLERYLQIYQEAYDKKYKK, encoded by the coding sequence ATGACGATTATCGCCTGCTTGATCATTCTCTTCGGAGCCGTGTTTCTGTCAGGCTGTCAGGACAATAAATCGGCAGATAGCTCGCAAAACAGCAACGCTCCCGGCAATAGTACGTCCTCCGTGAATCCTGCTGGCCAATTCCCGATCACCAACGATAAAACGACTCTCAAAGTCATGGTGCCGGAAAACTCGGTTGTCAAAGATTTCTCGACCAACGAGTTTACCAAATATTTGGAGGAAAAAACTAACATACACATCGATTGGGAAATCATCCCTTCGAAATCAGCCTCGGAAAAGCTGAACCTCGTTCTTTCCGGAGGGGACTACCCTGATGTGATCATGGGCTTCGGCGTGTCCAACACCCAGCAAATGATCTACGGAAGCCAGGGAATCTTTTTGCCCATGAATAAAATGATCGACAAGTACGGCGTTGAGACGAAGAAAATGTTCCAGGAACTGCCCGTCGTCAAAGAGAGCATCACCGCGCCGGATGGAAATATTTACGCACTGCCCCAGACGAATGAGTGCTTCCACTGTGATCTTCCCCGAAGAATGTGGATTTATCAGCCTTGGCTGGATAAACTCGGACTGAAAATGCCGACTACCACCGATGAATTTTATGAAGTGCTGAAAGCGTTTAAAACGAAAGATCCAAACGGCAACGGGAAAGCCGATGAGATTCCGCTATCCGGCTCGCCGACCGGCTTCTATACCAGCATTGATTCCTTCTTGATGGACGCATTCATATACAACCCCGGCGGCGACCGGATTTATCTTGATAAAAAGAAAGTCGTCGTCCCCTTCGATAAGCCGGAATGGAAGGATGGATTATTGTATCTGCATAAGCTCTACAGCGAAGGATTGCTGGACCACCAGTCTTTGACGCAGGACGGCAACCAATTAAAGCAGCTTGGCGAAAATCCAAATACGGCGGTTTTGGGCGCCGTATCGGCTATGCACATGGGCGTTTTCACGGAATTTTACGGAAAAAGCAATCGATGGCTGGAATACAAGACGGTTCCTCCCTTAAAAGGTCCGAAGGGGCTGCAGGTCGCGACGCTGGAAGGTTATCACTCGGTGGGCGGCGGGGAATTCCTGATCACAAAGGCAGCCAAAAATCCGGAAGCGGCGTTCCGTCTGGCCGATTTTATCTATAATGAAGAGAGCACGCTCCGTTCTACGGTCGGGCGTCCCGATCAAGAATGGGTAAAAGCGCAGCCGGGCGAAATCGGAATCAACGGTAAACCGGCCAAATGGAAACAGATCGCCAACTGGGGACAGGTGCAAAACTTCAACTGGGGCCAAACCGGAATATCCTACCGCTCCAACGATCTGCGGTTGGGCGAAGTTGCCAATCCGGAGAAACCGCTTGAGGTGGTTATGTACAACGAGGCCAAGCAAAAATACGATCCATACAAACCCGATATCAGCCAAGTACTTCCTCCATTATTCTTCAGCAACGAACAGGCGGGCGAACTATCCGATCTAGCAAAAACGATCAACGATTACGTCAACGAAATGATGGCGCGTTTCGTTACGGGCGATGCGGATTTGGACAAAGAATGGAGCTCCTACTTGAGCAACCTGAAAAAAATGAATCTGGAGCGCTACCTCCAAATTTATCAAGAAGCTTATGACAAAAAGTATAAGAAATAG
- a CDS encoding carbohydrate ABC transporter permease, whose product MEYSHIKESSSDRIFSIVNYAILLLFLLTILYPLIYIVSASFSDPSAVIAGKVRLWPIHPTLAGYEAVFKHKLIWSSFRNTIFYTVFGTIINVIMTLLAAYPLSRKDCYGRNAVMMLFVFTTLFSGGLIPSYLLVKDLGMLNTVWAMLIPGAMSIWNVIITRTYFQTTIPEEMLEAAQLDGCNDFKFVWKIVIPLSGPIIAVITLFYAVGHWNQFFSSLIYLKKQSLYPLQLILREILIQNDANALMLSDVKEEAQKEALRTLLKYSLIVVSTFPLLIVYPFVQRHFVKGVMIGSLKG is encoded by the coding sequence ATGGAATATTCCCACATCAAAGAATCAAGCAGTGACCGAATCTTTTCGATTGTCAATTACGCGATTTTGCTGCTGTTTCTACTGACGATTTTGTACCCGCTCATTTACATTGTAAGCGCTTCATTCAGTGATCCATCTGCTGTTATCGCCGGCAAGGTCAGATTGTGGCCTATCCATCCGACCCTGGCGGGATACGAGGCCGTATTTAAACATAAGTTGATCTGGTCCAGCTTCCGGAATACGATATTTTACACCGTATTTGGCACCATCATCAACGTGATCATGACTCTTCTGGCCGCTTATCCTCTGTCCAGGAAAGACTGCTACGGCCGCAATGCCGTGATGATGCTGTTTGTCTTTACAACGTTATTTTCCGGTGGGTTGATTCCAAGCTACCTACTGGTGAAAGACCTTGGCATGTTGAATACGGTCTGGGCTATGCTGATTCCCGGGGCTATGTCCATTTGGAATGTAATTATTACGAGGACTTATTTCCAGACCACCATTCCCGAAGAGATGCTGGAAGCGGCGCAATTGGACGGCTGTAACGATTTTAAGTTCGTTTGGAAAATCGTTATTCCCCTGTCCGGACCCATTATTGCAGTCATTACTTTATTTTATGCGGTAGGACACTGGAACCAGTTTTTCAGCTCGCTCATCTATTTGAAGAAACAAAGCTTGTATCCGCTACAGTTAATATTAAGGGAAATTCTTATTCAAAACGATGCCAATGCGCTTATGTTGTCGGATGTTAAAGAAGAAGCCCAAAAAGAAGCGCTCCGAACCTTGTTGAAATATTCGTTGATCGTGGTCTCCACTTTCCCATTGCTGATCGTTTATCCTTTTGTGCAGAGGCATTTTGTCAAAGGCGTTATGATTGGATCATTAAAAGGTTGA
- a CDS encoding ABC transporter permease subunit, with translation MEAATQQTRQPAPLKANLATSWFKMRKAWQLYVLLALPVIYIIVFKYVPMYGGQIAFRDYIVTKGIWGSQWVGFKHFNRFFHSYEFGRLMGNTLLLSFYSIVAGFPFPILLALSLNSVQKQWFKKSVQMITYAPHFISVVVMVGIILEMLDTRHGIVNILMKSIGMTPINFMGRPEFFKSIFVWSGIWQSVGFNCIIFLAALSSIDPSLHEAAVMDGASKMRRIWHIDLPGIMPVTMILLILNTGYILDIGFEKVILMQNPLNLRTSEIIDTYVYKVGLVSQAMNYSYSAAIGLFKSVIGLLLLYLVNKIAQKTNQASLW, from the coding sequence ATGGAAGCGGCTACACAACAGACCCGGCAACCGGCCCCCCTCAAAGCGAACCTGGCCACCTCGTGGTTCAAAATGCGCAAAGCCTGGCAGTTGTACGTCCTGCTTGCCCTGCCGGTGATTTATATCATCGTGTTCAAATATGTACCGATGTATGGGGGGCAAATCGCCTTCAGGGACTACATCGTGACCAAAGGAATCTGGGGCAGCCAATGGGTAGGCTTCAAACATTTCAACCGTTTCTTTCATTCTTACGAATTCGGAAGATTGATGGGAAACACCTTGCTTTTGAGTTTTTACAGTATCGTCGCAGGATTCCCGTTTCCGATTCTACTGGCTTTGAGCTTGAATTCCGTGCAAAAGCAATGGTTCAAAAAATCGGTGCAGATGATCACGTATGCCCCCCATTTCATATCGGTGGTCGTCATGGTCGGTATCATTCTGGAGATGCTCGATACCCGGCACGGAATCGTCAACATCTTGATGAAATCGATAGGAATGACTCCAATTAATTTCATGGGGAGACCCGAATTTTTCAAGTCTATTTTTGTATGGTCCGGAATTTGGCAAAGCGTCGGGTTCAACTGTATCATCTTTTTGGCGGCGCTTTCAAGCATCGATCCGTCTCTTCACGAAGCGGCTGTCATGGACGGCGCCAGTAAAATGCGGAGAATATGGCATATCGATCTCCCCGGAATCATGCCGGTTACCATGATTTTGCTGATACTCAATACCGGTTATATCCTCGATATCGGTTTTGAAAAAGTGATCCTGATGCAAAATCCGCTGAACTTGCGCACTTCGGAAATCATCGATACGTATGTGTACAAAGTGGGCCTTGTTTCCCAGGCCATGAATTATTCGTATTCTGCCGCCATCGGCCTGTTCAAATCCGTGATCGGACTGCTTCTTCTGTATTTGGTCAACAAAATCGCCCAGAAAACAAATCAAGCCAGTTTGTGGTAG
- a CDS encoding helix-turn-helix domain-containing protein yields MRVRPLYAVMGKHHLFVRLLMPYIFFMILALLLGWLLYYRTFNLLENEATRSNLLLLEQVKDMLDRRLSEIDTIARQITNEPRVMSFQQVENPFDGPNTYRVIDMQKGLHNYSASNNFVIDYFLLFKKSNLAVSSNSTHEIPSFYQRVLMYDNMDYRTWYEYFVGIFHNRQFFPVHNVTLRGKSSSMLTYVKTLGYPWYPTGALVILIDNKDMLKPWDSIDTSDGGWACILDEKGQVLSSFGNKELVPDATLMNQSKGIIGPSRDTKQMLITYTKSSYNGWTYIVAQPPHIVLQKVIYIKKITFTVVFLFLGLGVLLAYLFAYRNSKPWTRILNTIKERFSGDSTGSEDPYGFVQSTLTRLIDNNYELGEKIERQAPFLKATIFDGLLKGDFMIGKGVKDIEALLKYQKMDLAGSSYMVAILHFRYKKNDLSSDVLYELDVNRVLVKEILRNTAGNDAYSHDVSEDSLALLFLNRTNDQLKFRPHVEQILHEVLINFRTQLENPLSVSVGGIYYSLLNVSRSYEEARQAMNLSIWGYAPGIVWFTDLPKLRQGYYYPGEVESRLMNYSKAGDRTGTNKLLQELQLENLKDRNLSPSMLNLFLFEMLGTLVKVKEQLGLEDEADVKKWTLRIHSEEDSHQLLQSFTDEYGKICDYVNERKKSQNVHLIEEALHCVHSSYMLADLSLELLAEKLNVSKVYLSQFFKEQSGVNFSDYLEGLRMDRAKELLRTTDLPIKEIVDLTGYYSSNTFGRAFRRIHGISATEYRSSFQLE; encoded by the coding sequence ATGAGGGTAAGGCCGCTTTATGCCGTCATGGGGAAACACCATTTATTTGTTCGCCTGTTGATGCCCTACATCTTTTTTATGATCCTTGCCTTGCTGTTAGGCTGGCTGCTGTATTACAGAACCTTCAACCTGCTGGAAAATGAAGCAACCCGGAGCAATTTGCTGCTGCTGGAGCAAGTGAAGGATATGCTGGATCGCAGGCTTTCTGAAATCGATACCATCGCAAGGCAAATCACGAACGAGCCCCGTGTTATGAGCTTCCAACAAGTCGAGAATCCGTTCGACGGGCCCAACACCTACCGAGTGATAGATATGCAAAAGGGACTGCATAATTATAGTGCCTCGAATAATTTTGTAATCGATTACTTTCTGTTGTTCAAAAAAAGCAATTTGGCCGTATCCTCGAATTCCACCCATGAAATTCCCAGTTTTTACCAGCGAGTTTTGATGTATGACAATATGGATTACCGGACATGGTATGAGTATTTCGTGGGCATTTTCCATAACAGGCAATTTTTCCCGGTCCATAATGTAACTCTGAGAGGCAAATCGTCTTCCATGTTGACTTATGTTAAGACTTTGGGATACCCTTGGTATCCCACCGGAGCGCTCGTCATTCTCATTGATAACAAGGACATGTTGAAGCCGTGGGATAGCATTGATACCTCCGATGGCGGTTGGGCTTGCATTCTTGACGAGAAGGGTCAAGTACTAAGCTCTTTCGGAAACAAGGAGCTTGTCCCCGACGCGACGCTTATGAATCAAAGCAAGGGCATCATCGGGCCTTCCCGCGATACAAAGCAAATGCTGATTACTTACACCAAATCATCCTATAACGGTTGGACTTATATCGTGGCGCAGCCTCCCCATATCGTGCTCCAGAAAGTCATTTACATCAAAAAAATTACATTCACGGTGGTATTCCTCTTCTTGGGACTGGGCGTCCTGTTGGCCTATTTGTTCGCTTATCGAAACAGTAAGCCCTGGACGCGCATCCTAAACACGATCAAGGAAAGATTCAGCGGGGACAGTACGGGGAGCGAAGATCCATACGGCTTCGTACAGAGTACTTTAACCAGGTTGATTGATAATAATTACGAACTGGGAGAAAAAATCGAGAGGCAGGCCCCTTTCCTGAAAGCTACAATTTTTGACGGTCTGCTGAAAGGCGACTTTATGATCGGCAAAGGCGTCAAAGACATTGAGGCGCTCCTGAAGTATCAAAAGATGGATTTGGCGGGCAGCTCGTACATGGTCGCGATACTGCATTTTCGGTACAAGAAAAATGACCTTAGTTCGGACGTTCTTTATGAATTGGATGTCAACCGGGTCCTCGTGAAAGAAATATTGCGAAATACCGCAGGAAACGATGCTTATTCCCATGATGTGTCCGAGGATTCACTCGCTCTGCTTTTCCTCAATCGGACAAACGACCAGCTGAAATTTCGCCCCCATGTGGAGCAAATCCTCCACGAGGTTTTGATTAATTTCCGCACCCAATTGGAAAATCCTTTATCCGTCTCCGTGGGCGGCATCTATTATTCTCTGCTCAACGTATCCCGATCTTATGAAGAAGCCAGACAAGCCATGAACCTAAGCATTTGGGGATACGCTCCTGGGATCGTCTGGTTCACTGATCTGCCCAAGCTAAGACAAGGTTACTATTACCCCGGGGAGGTGGAAAGCCGGCTGATGAATTATTCCAAGGCGGGCGACCGGACCGGAACGAACAAATTGCTTCAGGAGCTGCAGCTCGAAAATTTGAAAGACCGGAACTTGTCCCCTTCCATGCTGAATCTGTTCCTGTTCGAAATGCTGGGCACCTTGGTGAAAGTGAAAGAACAACTGGGATTGGAAGACGAAGCCGATGTAAAAAAGTGGACCCTCCGTATCCATTCCGAAGAGGACTCCCATCAACTGCTTCAATCCTTCACCGACGAGTACGGCAAAATTTGCGATTATGTAAACGAACGTAAAAAAAGTCAAAACGTACATTTGATCGAGGAAGCCCTCCATTGTGTCCATTCGTCTTATATGCTGGCGGATTTGAGCTTGGAGCTGCTGGCGGAAAAGCTTAACGTTTCCAAAGTGTATCTGTCCCAATTTTTCAAGGAACAATCCGGTGTGAATTTCTCCGATTATTTGGAAGGACTGAGGATGGATCGTGCGAAGGAGCTTCTTCGCACGACGGATCTGCCCATCAAAGAAATTGTCGACCTTACCGGTTATTACTCCTCCAATACGTTCGGAAGGGCCTTCCGACGTATCCATGGGATCAGTGCAACCGAGTACCGGAGTTCCTTTCAGCTTGAATAA
- the rlmH gene encoding 23S rRNA (pseudouridine(1915)-N(3))-methyltransferase RlmH produces the protein MHIQLLAVGKLKERYLTDGIAEYIKRLGPYAKLQMVEVPDERAPETMSPAEEQQVKGKEGERLLAQLRSDTFVVALALDGQALSSEQLAQQLDQLAIYGRSQVAFVIGGSLGLSSEVLARADMRLSFGRMTLPHQLMRLVLVEQIYRACKINRGENYHK, from the coding sequence TTGCATATTCAGCTTTTGGCGGTGGGAAAGTTGAAGGAACGCTATCTGACGGATGGGATCGCGGAATACATAAAGCGCCTTGGGCCCTATGCCAAGCTGCAGATGGTGGAGGTGCCTGATGAGCGGGCACCGGAAACGATGAGCCCTGCTGAGGAACAGCAGGTCAAGGGGAAAGAGGGCGAGCGTCTGCTCGCGCAGCTGCGGAGCGATACCTTCGTCGTGGCGTTAGCCCTCGACGGACAGGCGCTCAGCAGCGAGCAGCTTGCGCAGCAGCTCGACCAGCTGGCCATCTATGGGCGGAGCCAGGTGGCCTTTGTCATTGGCGGCTCGCTCGGGCTCTCGAGCGAGGTGTTGGCCCGGGCGGACATGCGGCTGTCCTTTGGCCGCATGACGCTGCCGCACCAGCTGATGCGGCTGGTGCTGGTGGAGCAGATTTATCGAGCGTGCAAGATCAATCGGGGGGAAAACTACCACAAGTGA
- a CDS encoding CxxH/CxxC protein, with protein MYVVCKEHLEIAIDQFVDEYEEAPDIVDLQKVHFAQWEPPKHCEHCKEAAQFLVV; from the coding sequence ATGTACGTGGTATGCAAGGAACATCTTGAGATAGCTATTGATCAATTTGTTGATGAATATGAGGAAGCGCCGGACATTGTTGATCTGCAAAAGGTCCATTTTGCCCAGTGGGAGCCTCCCAAGCACTGTGAACATTGTAAGGAGGCGGCTCAGTTTCTGGTTGTGTGA
- a CDS encoding S1C family serine protease, with product MSLFDDDFYSTKSSKKQRHYGWSPRRGFSGRSLMNSPWKTILLAALGGAFIMILLFWIFGGSRVVPTAAPALASVDTRSLSGDPFVVVADKVKPVVVSVISTKKDDQGSGVGVGSGVIFQKNGGSVYILTNNHVVEGATQFEIVTALGEHKKASLVGKDRISDLAVLEASADGVKAIAEFGNSDNLKAGEFAIAVGNPLGLGYSPTVTLGIISIPKRTIPVSLTQGGEYDWEMDVIQTDAAINQGNSGGPLVNIEGQVIGINSLKISDTGVEGLGFAIPINSAKPIIDSLISNHKVKRPLMGVSTQELQSFKGTEVLKLPAEVKTGVIVFEVSGPAKDAGIQSQDVIVQLDSRKIATTIALRKYLYYEKKIGDQVNVTFYRGGKKMNTTLTLTEAGDK from the coding sequence ATGAGTTTGTTCGATGACGATTTTTATTCGACGAAATCTTCAAAAAAGCAGCGTCATTATGGGTGGAGTCCACGGCGAGGCTTCTCTGGAAGAAGCTTGATGAACAGCCCATGGAAAACCATTCTCTTGGCCGCATTGGGCGGAGCTTTTATAATGATCCTGCTGTTTTGGATATTCGGCGGTTCAAGAGTGGTTCCAACGGCGGCCCCGGCTTTGGCTTCAGTTGATACCCGCTCACTTAGCGGCGATCCATTCGTGGTGGTGGCTGATAAAGTCAAGCCGGTTGTGGTCAGCGTGATCAGTACCAAGAAGGATGATCAGGGAAGCGGTGTTGGGGTCGGTTCGGGTGTGATTTTCCAAAAGAATGGGGGCAGTGTCTATATCCTGACGAACAATCATGTCGTTGAGGGCGCGACTCAGTTTGAGATCGTGACCGCTCTTGGCGAGCATAAGAAAGCGTCTTTGGTTGGGAAGGATCGCATCTCGGATTTGGCTGTCCTAGAGGCTTCGGCTGACGGGGTGAAGGCGATTGCGGAATTCGGGAATTCGGACAATCTCAAGGCCGGAGAATTTGCCATTGCGGTCGGCAATCCACTGGGACTTGGTTACTCGCCAACCGTTACACTCGGCATCATCTCTATTCCCAAACGGACGATTCCTGTTTCCCTCACGCAAGGAGGGGAATACGATTGGGAGATGGATGTGATTCAGACGGATGCAGCCATCAATCAGGGCAACAGCGGGGGTCCGCTGGTCAATATCGAAGGCCAAGTGATTGGCATCAACAGTTTGAAAATATCCGATACCGGTGTAGAGGGACTTGGATTTGCCATCCCGATCAATTCGGCCAAGCCGATAATTGACAGCCTGATCTCGAATCATAAGGTCAAACGGCCGTTGATGGGCGTGTCTACTCAGGAGCTGCAGTCCTTTAAAGGTACGGAAGTTTTAAAACTCCCAGCCGAAGTGAAAACGGGAGTAATCGTGTTCGAAGTCTCGGGACCGGCGAAGGATGCGGGCATTCAGTCGCAGGACGTAATCGTTCAGCTTGACAGCCGTAAAATAGCCACGACCATAGCGCTGCGCAAGTATTTATACTACGAGAAGAAGATCGGCGATCAAGTGAACGTGACCTTTTATCGCGGCGGGAAGAAAATGAATACAACCCTCACGTTGACTGAGGCGGGGGATAAGTGA
- a CDS encoding MBL fold metallo-hydrolase — MAVRFTVLSSGSTGNGLVVQNGEVKLLIDVGFSAKKMEALMQERDVAASELDAILVTHEHSDHIKGLGALARKYDLPVYANEKTWEELDRQIGEIAESNKRVMETGTMQDFGTLKVESFGISHDAAEPVGYCFYEGEQKLSLATDLGYMSSKVKEKITDSDALILETNHDIEMLRMGNYPWNIKRRILGDSGHLSNDAAGEALGDVLTGKTKSVYMAHLSRDHNMLDLARLTLNNLLEDRGISLESSKLKLKDTYHDRSTRWDSTGEE; from the coding sequence ATGGCAGTCAGGTTTACGGTTTTATCCAGCGGATCCACAGGCAACGGTCTGGTCGTGCAAAACGGTGAGGTGAAGCTCCTCATCGACGTGGGCTTTAGCGCCAAGAAGATGGAGGCGCTCATGCAGGAAAGGGATGTTGCAGCCAGCGAGCTGGATGCGATTCTTGTGACCCATGAGCATTCGGATCATATTAAAGGGTTGGGCGCTCTAGCCCGTAAATATGATCTTCCCGTCTATGCCAATGAGAAGACCTGGGAGGAGCTGGACCGACAGATCGGGGAGATCGCGGAATCCAATAAGCGTGTGATGGAGACCGGCACGATGCAGGATTTTGGCACGCTCAAGGTGGAATCCTTCGGCATTTCCCATGATGCGGCCGAGCCCGTGGGGTATTGCTTTTATGAAGGGGAGCAGAAGCTGAGTCTGGCTACGGATTTGGGCTATATGAGCTCCAAGGTGAAGGAGAAAATCACCGATTCCGACGCCCTCATTCTGGAAACGAATCATGATATCGAAATGCTCAGAATGGGTAATTATCCTTGGAACATCAAACGCCGCATCCTTGGGGATTCAGGGCATTTATCCAATGATGCCGCCGGAGAGGCCCTTGGCGATGTTCTGACCGGCAAAACCAAATCCGTCTACATGGCTCATCTTAGCCGAGATCATAATATGTTGGATTTGGCCAGGCTGACTTTGAATAACTTATTAGAGGACCGGGGAATATCTCTGGAGTCAAGTAAGCTTAAGCTCAAGGATACTTACCATGATCGCTCTACGAGATGGGATTCAACGGGTGAGGAGTAG